One Cryobacterium psychrophilum DNA segment encodes these proteins:
- a CDS encoding SulP family inorganic anion transporter, giving the protein MAFAPRPGTASRYTPNPSVMTALRSPRLLTREVLAGLVVAMALIPEAIAFSVIAGVDPRLGLFSSFVMAVSIAFLGGRPAMITAATGAVALVIAPVARDYGIEYFLATVILAGIFQILLAVLGVAKLMRFIPRSVMVGFVNALAILIFTSQLPQLLGVPFMVYPLVAIGIIIMIVMPRITKVVPAPLVAILVLTIATVVIAINVPTIGDQGELPTTLPQWIFPDVPLNLETFRIIAPFSLGMALVGILESLMAAKLVDEITDTHSRKTREAWGQGVANMLSGFFGGMGGCAMIGQTMINVKASGARTRISTFLAGVFLLVLVLGLGDLLAVVPMAALVSVMIIVSYLTFDWHSIRLSTLKRMPKSETTVMVATVIVIVATHNLAIGVVVGVIIAMVAFARRVAHLVTVERSLPEDAEVPTALYTVDGALFFASSNDLTTQFYYHDDPDNIVIDISASHIWDASTVASLDAITTKYERLGKTVDIIGMNKASSKLHTRLGGRLDGGH; this is encoded by the coding sequence ATGGCATTTGCTCCCCGGCCAGGTACGGCCAGCCGCTACACCCCTAATCCGTCTGTGATGACGGCCCTGCGGTCGCCGCGGTTGCTCACCCGGGAGGTGCTCGCCGGCCTGGTTGTGGCGATGGCGCTCATCCCCGAAGCGATTGCGTTCTCCGTCATTGCCGGCGTCGACCCGCGACTGGGGTTGTTTTCGTCGTTTGTGATGGCGGTTTCAATTGCGTTCCTCGGGGGGCGTCCGGCGATGATCACGGCGGCGACCGGCGCCGTTGCGCTGGTGATCGCGCCGGTCGCTCGGGACTACGGCATTGAGTATTTCCTCGCCACGGTGATCCTGGCCGGTATCTTCCAGATTTTGCTCGCCGTTCTCGGTGTCGCGAAGCTGATGCGGTTCATTCCGCGCAGTGTCATGGTGGGTTTCGTGAACGCCCTCGCCATCTTGATCTTCACCTCGCAGCTGCCGCAGCTGCTCGGGGTGCCGTTCATGGTCTACCCGCTCGTAGCCATCGGGATCATTATCATGATCGTGATGCCCCGCATCACGAAGGTGGTGCCGGCGCCGCTGGTGGCGATCCTGGTCCTCACCATCGCGACGGTCGTGATCGCCATCAACGTGCCCACCATCGGCGATCAGGGCGAACTGCCCACGACCCTGCCGCAATGGATCTTCCCGGACGTGCCGCTGAACCTTGAAACGTTCCGCATCATCGCGCCGTTCTCGCTGGGCATGGCGTTGGTCGGTATTCTCGAATCCCTCATGGCCGCCAAGCTCGTGGACGAGATCACCGACACGCATTCCCGCAAGACCCGGGAAGCGTGGGGCCAGGGTGTGGCCAACATGCTTTCCGGGTTCTTCGGCGGCATGGGCGGCTGCGCCATGATCGGCCAGACGATGATCAACGTCAAGGCGTCCGGTGCCCGCACCCGCATCTCTACGTTCCTCGCCGGTGTGTTCCTGCTCGTGCTCGTGCTGGGCCTCGGCGACCTGCTCGCCGTCGTGCCGATGGCCGCCCTGGTCTCGGTGATGATCATCGTGTCGTACCTCACGTTCGACTGGCACAGCATCCGCCTGTCCACCCTGAAGCGGATGCCCAAGAGCGAGACGACCGTCATGGTCGCCACCGTCATCGTCATCGTCGCCACCCACAACCTCGCCATCGGCGTCGTTGTCGGCGTGATCATCGCCATGGTGGCCTTCGCCCGCCGGGTCGCGCACCTCGTCACCGTCGAACGCTCGCTGCCCGAAGACGCAGAGGTTCCCACCGCGTTGTACACGGTGGACGGGGCACTGTTCTTCGCCTCGAGCAACGACCTGACCACCCAGTTCTACTACCACGACGACCCCGACAACATTGTGATCGACATCTCCGCCTCCCACATCTGGGATGCCTCCACCGTCGCCTCCCTCGACGCGATCACGACCAAGTACGAACGCCTGGGCAAAACGGTCGACATCATCGGCATGAACAAAGCCAGCAGCAAACTGCACACCCGCCTCGGCGGCCGCCTCGACGGCGGACACTGA
- a CDS encoding ABC-F family ATP-binding cassette domain-containing protein — MSLIRLNDVSVRFEKTQILREAFFRLEPGDRVGLIGKNGSGKSTILKLILDQVSPDAGTVTLEPGTRVGYFSQFSELNGASTITEVLDALFVDVKAVEAELAAIDAAIARDSSASAALDVLIARQAELFEDMDRLDGWDYKRHIDTALTTLGFDEAHRVCAIDDLSGGWRNRAALAKIVLEAPDVLLLDEPTNYLDVAGVEWLEAWFRDFRGAAIVVSHDRKFLDAVVTRIIEVENYHLHEYPGNFGEYVVQKQFRLKTLDAQYVHESELLAFEAEGISDRREAAKAESRKLGNKLAHIKKSRAPRPVDQIITEIYGSLHVKDALCRVEELGKSYGDKVLFSDLTFEIRRGNRIVVLGPNGSGKTSLLRVLTGEEPADSGSVNWASGAGVVSYNQVLAELDETDTVSHAVNAMPGSLALIATRKSVNRFLAMFQFSDADLKQKIGNLSGGQRARVAMAQCLLSGASVLLLDEPTNHLDMSSTQVMERALLHFPGAVVVVSHDRFFSDKIANRFLVFGTDAAEPGEIDVRVA, encoded by the coding sequence ATGAGCCTGATCAGGCTGAACGACGTCAGTGTTCGATTTGAGAAGACCCAGATTCTGCGCGAGGCGTTCTTTCGCCTCGAACCGGGTGACCGGGTGGGCCTGATCGGCAAGAACGGGTCGGGAAAGTCGACGATCCTCAAGCTGATCCTCGACCAGGTGTCGCCCGACGCGGGCACGGTCACGCTGGAGCCGGGCACCCGCGTGGGCTATTTCTCTCAATTCTCCGAGCTCAACGGTGCGTCGACGATCACCGAGGTGCTCGATGCCTTGTTCGTCGACGTCAAGGCGGTCGAGGCGGAGCTCGCTGCAATCGATGCGGCCATTGCGCGTGACTCATCCGCCAGTGCCGCCCTCGACGTCCTGATCGCGCGCCAGGCCGAGCTGTTCGAGGACATGGACCGTCTGGATGGCTGGGACTACAAGCGCCACATCGACACGGCCCTCACGACCCTCGGCTTTGATGAGGCGCACCGTGTGTGCGCCATCGACGACCTGTCCGGTGGCTGGCGCAACCGCGCCGCCCTCGCCAAGATCGTGCTCGAGGCACCGGACGTGCTCCTGCTCGACGAGCCGACCAACTACCTCGACGTTGCCGGTGTGGAGTGGCTCGAAGCGTGGTTCCGCGACTTCCGTGGCGCCGCCATCGTCGTCTCGCACGACCGCAAGTTTCTCGACGCCGTCGTCACCCGCATCATCGAGGTCGAGAATTATCACCTGCACGAGTACCCCGGTAACTTCGGCGAATACGTCGTGCAGAAGCAGTTCCGCCTCAAGACCCTCGACGCACAGTACGTGCACGAGTCAGAACTGCTCGCGTTCGAGGCGGAGGGCATCTCCGACCGTCGCGAGGCGGCGAAAGCGGAAAGCCGAAAGCTCGGCAACAAGCTCGCCCACATCAAGAAGTCCAGGGCTCCCCGCCCGGTCGACCAGATCATCACGGAGATCTACGGCTCGCTGCACGTCAAGGACGCACTGTGCCGGGTGGAAGAGCTGGGCAAGTCCTACGGCGACAAGGTGCTGTTCAGCGACCTGACGTTCGAGATCCGTCGCGGCAACCGCATCGTCGTGCTCGGCCCCAACGGAAGCGGCAAGACCTCGCTGCTGCGCGTACTGACCGGCGAGGAGCCGGCCGATTCCGGATCCGTCAACTGGGCATCCGGCGCGGGAGTCGTCTCGTACAACCAGGTCCTCGCCGAACTCGACGAGACCGACACGGTCAGTCACGCCGTCAACGCGATGCCGGGAAGCCTGGCCCTCATCGCCACACGCAAATCGGTGAACCGCTTCCTCGCAATGTTCCAGTTCTCCGACGCCGACCTCAAACAGAAGATCGGCAACCTGTCCGGTGGGCAGCGAGCCCGGGTGGCCATGGCGCAGTGCCTGCTCTCCGGTGCCTCTGTGCTGCTGCTCGACGAACCGACGAACCACCTCGACATGTCAAGCACCCAGGTGATGGAACGCGCCCTGCTGCACTTCCCTGGCGCCGTCGTCGTGGTCAGCCACGACCGCTTCTTCAGCGACAAGATCGCCAACCGTTTTCTCGTCTTCGGGACGGATGCCGCGGAGCCGGGCGAGATCGACGTTCGGGTCGCGTAA
- a CDS encoding Ppx/GppA phosphatase family protein has translation MRLGVLDVGSNTVHLLIVDAHAGAPPLPMAADKAVLRLMRYITPDGAISDEGVAAVLTAVQNAADFAAGHQIDELLPFATSALREATNGPELLDRVERETGVALQVLSGADEARLTFLAVRRWYGWSAENILLFDIGGGSLEIASGAGEVPDVALSLPLGAGRSTIGFLHHDPPMPDEVAALRRHAAKVLKESVGAFAALPAPHHIVGSSKTIRSLARLAGSTSDGVGSGDRLRVGRSQLNDWVPRLARIPADARPALPGITADRTFQIVAGGIVLGEAMSAFKAEELEVSPWALREGIILRYLDRLS, from the coding sequence GTGCGCTTAGGAGTCCTCGACGTCGGGTCGAATACCGTCCACCTGCTCATCGTCGACGCCCACGCGGGCGCTCCTCCCCTGCCCATGGCCGCCGATAAGGCGGTGCTGCGGCTGATGCGCTACATCACGCCGGACGGTGCGATCAGCGACGAGGGGGTCGCGGCCGTGCTCACGGCCGTGCAGAATGCCGCCGACTTCGCCGCTGGGCACCAGATCGACGAACTACTGCCCTTCGCCACGTCGGCGCTCCGCGAGGCCACCAATGGGCCGGAGCTGCTTGATCGCGTGGAACGCGAAACCGGCGTCGCCCTCCAGGTGCTTTCCGGTGCGGACGAGGCTCGGCTGACGTTCCTCGCCGTGCGACGCTGGTACGGCTGGTCGGCGGAGAATATTCTGCTCTTCGACATTGGCGGCGGTTCCCTGGAGATCGCATCCGGTGCGGGCGAGGTTCCCGACGTCGCCCTATCCCTGCCCCTCGGGGCCGGCCGGTCCACCATCGGTTTTCTGCACCATGATCCGCCGATGCCCGATGAGGTCGCCGCGCTCCGCCGCCACGCCGCGAAGGTACTCAAGGAATCCGTCGGGGCGTTTGCCGCGCTGCCGGCGCCCCACCACATCGTCGGTTCGTCCAAGACCATCCGGTCGCTCGCCCGGCTCGCCGGCTCCACGTCCGACGGCGTCGGCTCCGGTGATCGGTTGCGCGTCGGGCGCTCACAGCTAAACGACTGGGTCCCCCGCCTGGCCCGCATCCCGGCTGACGCGAGACCGGCGCTTCCTGGCATCACCGCGGATCGCACGTTCCAAATCGTCGCCGGCGGAATCGTGCTGGGCGAGGCCATGTCAGCCTTCAAGGCAGAGGAACTGGAGGTGTCTCCGTGGGCCCTGCGCGAAGGCATCATCCTTCGGTACCTCGACCGCCTGAGCTAA